The window AGTCATTCTTGGTTCAAAAAGCTTCGGAGACTTTATTGATCGAATTGGTGCCGTTGTTACAATTGTTGAAGCCGACCAGGGTATCATACAAGACCATGAAAATGATAAGAAAGAATTAGAGGTTATGCAGTCGTCAGTTGAGCAGAAAATGACAGACTTGACTAATCTTAAAACTGAACTCGAGGGAATGCAAAGCCAAACAGAAGAGCAAAAGGCTCAAACTGAGGAGTTAAAGGCTAAATTAGCTTCTGAGGAAACTGATAAATTGGCTGATATTGCTAATTATCAAGAGCAAATAGCTGAATTACAGGCCGCTGCAGCCGCTGCGCCTACGTCTTCGAACAACACAAAGAATAGTACAACGAATACAGGGGCAACGGTTCCAACTGGTAATTCTAGCTCTGTCGTTGGTTCTGGTAGTATTTCAACTGTTATTAATGCAGGCTATAAATATATTGGAAATTCCGTCTACGTATTCGGTGGTGGTCGAAATGCTTCAGACATTGCAAATGGTCGTTTTGACTGTTCAGGATTTGTATCATGGGCATTTTCACAAGCTGGTGTGAAGGTAGGCGCTAGCACAGAGGTATTGAAAAACACAGGTACACGTGTTCCTGCTAGTGAAATGCGTCCCGGAGATATGGTATTCTTTAACACGTATAAAACAGATGGTCATGTCGGAATCTATATCGGCGGCGGGAAATTCATTGGTTCACAAAGCTCTACAGGTGTAGCGATTGCTAACATGTCAAGTGGTTATTGGGC of the Bacillus tuaregi genome contains:
- a CDS encoding coiled-coil domain-containing protein, producing the protein MKKKLVTLSTTFMLGMGSLIAVPAVKADTIDSIKTEISQAQKDLTSIQAQKADLEAQIARMEQAIKDNSVKMEEANIQMAETQVEIDRLNSEITVIEERIASRTEILKERAVSFQENGGDVNYLEVILGSKSFGDFIDRIGAVVTIVEADQGIIQDHENDKKELEVMQSSVEQKMTDLTNLKTELEGMQSQTEEQKAQTEELKAKLASEETDKLADIANYQEQIAELQAAAAAAPTSSNNTKNSTTNTGATVPTGNSSSVVGSGSISTVINAGYKYIGNSVYVFGGGRNASDIANGRFDCSGFVSWAFSQAGVKVGASTEVLKNTGTRVPASEMRPGDMVFFNTYKTDGHVGIYIGGGKFIGSQSSTGVAIANMSSGYWAQTFNGRVMRVIN